One stretch of Enterobacter sp. RHBSTW-00994 DNA includes these proteins:
- the rfaD gene encoding ADP-glyceromanno-heptose 6-epimerase, protein MIIVTGGAGFIGSNIVKALNDKGITDILVVDNLKDGTKFVNLVDLNIADYMDKEDFLIQIMAGEEFDDIDAIFHEGACSSTTEWDGKYMMDNNYQYSKELLHYCLEREIPFLYASSAATYGGRTSDFIESREYEQPLNVYGYSKFLFDEYVRQVLPEANSQIVGFRYFNVYGPREGHKGSMASVAFHLNTQLNNGESPKLFEGSDGFKRDFVYVGDVAAVNLWFWENGVSGIFNLGTGRAESFQAVADAALAYHKKGSLEYIPFPEKLKGRYQAFTQADLTNLRAAGYDKPFKTVAEGVTEYMAWLNRDA, encoded by the coding sequence ATGATCATCGTTACCGGCGGCGCGGGCTTTATCGGCAGCAACATTGTTAAAGCTCTCAATGACAAAGGCATCACCGACATCCTGGTAGTGGACAACCTGAAAGACGGTACTAAGTTTGTAAACCTGGTGGATCTGAACATTGCCGACTACATGGATAAAGAAGATTTCCTTATCCAGATTATGGCAGGTGAAGAGTTCGACGATATTGATGCCATCTTCCATGAAGGTGCTTGTTCCTCCACCACCGAGTGGGATGGCAAGTACATGATGGACAACAATTACCAGTACTCTAAAGAGCTCCTCCACTACTGCCTGGAGCGTGAAATTCCGTTCCTGTATGCCTCTTCTGCAGCCACGTACGGCGGCCGTACGTCTGACTTCATTGAGTCCCGTGAATACGAACAGCCACTGAACGTCTACGGCTACTCAAAGTTCCTGTTCGACGAATATGTGCGCCAGGTTCTGCCAGAAGCGAACTCACAAATTGTCGGCTTCCGTTACTTCAACGTGTACGGGCCGCGTGAAGGACATAAAGGCAGCATGGCGAGTGTGGCATTCCACCTGAACACTCAGTTGAACAACGGCGAAAGCCCGAAATTGTTCGAAGGCAGTGATGGCTTTAAGCGCGACTTCGTTTACGTCGGTGACGTTGCTGCAGTGAACCTGTGGTTCTGGGAAAACGGCGTATCCGGCATCTTCAACCTGGGTACTGGTCGCGCGGAATCCTTCCAGGCGGTGGCAGACGCTGCGCTGGCGTACCACAAAAAAGGCAGCCTTGAGTACATTCCGTTCCCGGAAAAACTGAAAGGCCGCTACCAGGCATTCACTCAGGCCGACCTGACCAACCTGCGTGCTGCTGGCTATGACAAGCCGTTCAAGACCGTTGCAGAAGGTGTAACGGAGTACATGGCCTGGTTGAACCGCGACGCGTAA
- the rfaQ gene encoding putative lipopolysaccharide heptosyltransferase III, with translation MSDFFSAERPPKRVLIIKLRHHGDVLLTSPVFTVLKKNWPDVEVDALVYDDTQAMLTSHPYIDQVHTIGRNWRKKGWFEQLRLYRALLNTLKGRQYDVLINLTEHWHGARLARRLKPRVSVGFKPDKRGGLSRRRWVKSFTTLYPAIQDNSRHMVEVNLDALRRIGIHPQSDEDKHTLFVPGDAAEASVAEKLAGFGLASKSYILVHPTSRWMFKAWDIKKLAATIDNLAARGLPIILSAAPSKEETAYMDELRAALTQPVFDLSGQLNLKELGALMKHARIYFGVDSMPMHLASAVGTPTVAIFGPTGAIKWAPWGVNYRVITAGFTCQPCGKAGCGDGGVSDCITAITPQQVLSAIDTLLLEYPA, from the coding sequence ATGTCTGATTTTTTCTCAGCGGAGCGCCCACCAAAGCGCGTGCTGATCATTAAGCTGCGTCACCACGGTGATGTTCTGCTAACTTCGCCGGTCTTTACCGTGTTGAAAAAGAACTGGCCGGACGTTGAAGTGGATGCCCTGGTGTATGACGACACCCAGGCGATGCTAACCAGCCATCCGTATATCGATCAAGTACATACCATTGGCCGCAACTGGCGTAAAAAAGGCTGGTTTGAACAGCTTCGTCTGTATCGTGCGCTACTGAATACCCTGAAAGGTCGCCAGTACGATGTGCTGATTAACCTGACCGAACACTGGCATGGCGCACGCCTGGCGCGTCGCCTGAAACCGCGTGTCTCCGTGGGTTTTAAGCCGGATAAACGCGGTGGCCTGTCGCGTCGTCGCTGGGTGAAATCCTTCACCACGCTCTACCCGGCGATTCAGGACAACAGCCGCCATATGGTCGAAGTGAATCTTGATGCACTGCGGCGCATCGGTATTCATCCGCAATCTGATGAAGACAAGCATACCCTGTTTGTACCGGGCGATGCGGCAGAAGCCTCGGTTGCGGAGAAACTGGCCGGGTTTGGACTCGCCAGTAAATCCTATATTCTGGTGCACCCAACGTCCCGCTGGATGTTTAAGGCCTGGGATATCAAAAAACTGGCGGCAACCATCGATAACCTGGCGGCGCGTGGCCTGCCAATTATTCTCTCTGCAGCACCGTCAAAAGAAGAAACTGCGTATATGGATGAGCTGCGCGCCGCACTCACCCAGCCGGTGTTTGATTTAAGCGGCCAGTTGAACCTGAAAGAGCTGGGCGCGCTCATGAAACACGCGCGTATTTACTTTGGCGTCGATTCTATGCCAATGCACCTCGCCAGCGCCGTAGGTACACCGACGGTGGCCATTTTTGGCCCAACCGGGGCGATCAAGTGGGCGCCGTGGGGCGTGAATTATCGCGTTATCACTGCCGGATTTACCTGTCAGCCTTGCGGCAAAGCAGGCTGTGGTGACGGCGGCGTTTCTGACTGCATTACGGCAATCACACCTCAACAGGTGCTGAGCGCCATTGATACGTTATTGCTGGAATATCCTGCATGA
- a CDS encoding glycosyltransferase family 4 protein, whose amino-acid sequence MHIVHTEADGGKGGQPLRIINESLGMIQRGHQVTILCPETAPLHALARNAGLAVVTMPLKRKNLKNLQLLRRWMRDNRKSIDVINSHNSSDTWLVALANLTLSNPVPLVRTRHASGVPRDNWTTRWLFRKACSHIVTTGEALRLQVANIGVPMSQSTSVPSGVDTLRFHPADKHEARDHCGLSQEDFWLGVVSHLRPNKGHSVLLRALAAIDNPHIKLAIVGEGPHKATLEQEIVNLGLQQRVLMAGHRSDPERWFPAFDIALSPSHDMEGLPQGVLQSLASRIATIATDAGGTGDAVINGQTGILIAQRDEKALHDAIVKLYDDAGMRETLAQQGYDYLCSHFTRECMLDAMENVFSDAAQRSRSR is encoded by the coding sequence ATGCATATTGTTCACACTGAAGCAGACGGTGGCAAAGGCGGGCAGCCTCTGCGCATTATTAACGAATCGTTAGGGATGATTCAGCGTGGCCATCAGGTGACCATTCTTTGTCCGGAAACCGCCCCCCTGCATGCGCTGGCGCGAAACGCCGGGCTGGCGGTGGTGACGATGCCGTTAAAGCGTAAGAACCTTAAAAATCTGCAGCTATTGCGTCGCTGGATGCGCGATAACCGTAAATCGATTGATGTCATCAATAGCCATAACTCCTCCGATACCTGGCTGGTGGCACTGGCGAATCTGACGTTGTCTAACCCCGTTCCGCTGGTGCGTACCCGCCATGCTTCTGGTGTACCACGTGACAACTGGACAACGCGCTGGCTGTTTCGCAAAGCCTGTTCACATATCGTGACGACCGGTGAAGCACTGCGTCTTCAGGTGGCGAATATTGGTGTCCCGATGTCCCAGAGTACCTCTGTGCCAAGCGGCGTCGATACGCTGCGTTTCCACCCGGCTGATAAGCATGAGGCCCGTGACCACTGCGGTTTATCGCAGGAGGATTTCTGGCTAGGCGTGGTGTCGCATTTGCGTCCTAACAAAGGCCACAGCGTGTTGTTGCGTGCCCTGGCAGCAATCGACAATCCACACATCAAGCTGGCGATTGTTGGCGAAGGCCCGCACAAAGCGACGCTGGAGCAGGAGATCGTGAATCTGGGATTACAGCAACGCGTCCTGATGGCAGGGCATCGCAGCGATCCTGAACGCTGGTTCCCGGCGTTTGATATTGCGTTAAGTCCTTCACACGATATGGAAGGTTTACCGCAGGGCGTTCTGCAATCATTAGCCTCCCGCATTGCCACTATCGCGACAGATGCTGGCGGTACGGGCGATGCAGTGATTAACGGTCAGACGGGGATTTTGATCGCGCAGCGCGATGAGAAAGCGCTGCACGATGCAATTGTGAAACTGTATGACGACGCGGGGATGCGTGAGACGCTTGCACAGCAAGGCTACGATTATCTGTGTAGCCACTTCACGCGCGAATGTATGCTGGACGCAATGGAGAACGTCTTCTCTGATGCGGCTCAGCGCAGCAGGTCGCGGTAA
- the kbl gene encoding glycine C-acetyltransferase: MRGDFYKQLNSDLDTARAEGLFKEERIITSAQQADITVADGSHVINFCANNYLGLANHPELIAAAKNGMDTHGFGMASVRFICGTQDSHKQLEKKLAEFLGMEDAILYSSCFDANGGLFETLLGAEDAIISDALNHASIIDGVRLCKAKRFRYANNDMVELEARLKEAREAGVRHVLIATDGVFSMDGVIANLKGVCDLADKYDALVMVDDSHAVGFVGENGRGSHEYCDVMGRVDIITGTLGKALGGASGGYTAARKEVVEWLRQRSRPYLFSNSLAPAIVAASIKVLEMVEVGSELRDRLWSNARLFREKMSAAGFTLAGADHAIIPVMLGDAVVAQNFARELQKEGIYVTGFFFPVVPKGQARIRTQMSAAHSPEQIERAVEAFIRIGKQLGVIA; encoded by the coding sequence ATGCGTGGTGATTTTTACAAACAGTTAAACAGCGACCTGGACACCGCACGTGCGGAAGGGTTGTTCAAAGAAGAGCGTATTATTACGTCTGCGCAGCAAGCGGACATCACTGTTGCTGATGGCAGCCATGTGATCAACTTTTGTGCGAACAACTACTTAGGTCTTGCGAATCACCCTGAGCTAATTGCCGCGGCTAAAAACGGCATGGACACCCACGGTTTTGGTATGGCTTCCGTCCGCTTTATTTGTGGTACTCAGGACAGCCACAAGCAGCTTGAGAAAAAGCTGGCTGAGTTCCTCGGTATGGAAGATGCGATTCTGTACTCCTCGTGCTTCGATGCTAACGGCGGTCTGTTTGAGACGTTGCTTGGCGCAGAAGATGCGATTATCTCCGACGCCCTGAACCACGCCTCTATCATCGACGGCGTGCGTCTGTGTAAAGCGAAACGCTTCCGCTATGCAAACAACGACATGGTCGAGCTGGAGGCGCGCCTGAAAGAAGCGCGTGAAGCCGGTGTGCGTCATGTACTGATCGCGACCGACGGTGTGTTCTCGATGGATGGCGTGATCGCCAACCTGAAAGGTGTGTGCGATCTGGCTGATAAATACGATGCGCTGGTGATGGTCGATGATTCCCATGCGGTTGGCTTTGTGGGCGAGAACGGCCGTGGTTCCCACGAATACTGTGACGTGATGGGCCGTGTGGACATCATTACCGGTACGCTGGGTAAAGCGCTGGGTGGGGCATCTGGTGGCTATACCGCAGCACGCAAAGAAGTGGTTGAGTGGCTGCGTCAGCGCTCTCGTCCGTATCTTTTCTCCAACTCGCTGGCGCCAGCCATTGTGGCGGCTTCCATCAAAGTGCTGGAAATGGTGGAAGTAGGCAGCGAACTGCGCGATCGCCTGTGGTCCAATGCCCGTTTGTTCCGCGAAAAAATGAGTGCTGCAGGTTTTACTCTGGCCGGTGCTGACCACGCGATCATCCCGGTGATGCTGGGCGATGCGGTCGTGGCGCAGAACTTTGCCCGTGAACTGCAAAAAGAAGGTATCTACGTGACCGGGTTCTTCTTCCCGGTTGTACCAAAAGGCCAGGCCCGTATCCGTACACAGATGTCTGCGGCGCATTCGCCTGAACAAATTGAGCGTGCGGTTGAAGCCTTTATCCGCATCGGCAAACAACTGGGCGTGATTGCCTAA
- a CDS encoding phosphoethanolamine transferase, with product MSTLFSQKSVDTSSRVTGSILIVISLLIVIGVNILNAKYNAVINRTLVFLLILLTVKCIHNKYIRNILAIVLLIPVAADVTLQLYAWNNFNSAFSYGFALSVLNTTSGEASSMLGLYWRDCLIFVALSALFIYTANTGAWPVAPRFRRWPGIVLGLTVFAFFAQAWQHQLRKSNVESLTQRVVQATPVSTAKVFMQAVEDISVVANIGNNIPDYKITLSDTGIDNYVLIIGESERTANMGIYGYQRDTTPELVKQQSQLLLFRNAVTPAPVTIMAVPLAITADTVKARDPRKYGDNVINIANKAGYDTSWFSRQGKGGAHNNVITGIAMNARQHEWVDGGYDEDLLPLLNDALKKPGKKIIVLHLYGSHEPACRRFPASESVLKGGSEADDCYDNSVRYTDKVMGKIFAALDNSRSSVMYFSDHGLVRDPQRSVVYSHGGVNPPREALHIPMFIWYSHQVDSKNKFTGDYTTPWSADDVNTLAELWLGIHRQGEPVNSVQSWLSGYNKNVSVLDTTGKLYDWGNIR from the coding sequence ATGTCCACTCTGTTTTCACAAAAGTCTGTTGATACATCGTCGCGCGTCACGGGTAGTATTCTGATAGTGATTTCTTTGCTAATAGTGATTGGCGTTAACATTCTAAATGCGAAATATAATGCCGTAATTAACCGGACGTTGGTTTTTTTACTGATATTACTGACTGTTAAATGTATCCATAATAAATATATAAGAAATATTCTGGCCATCGTTTTATTAATTCCGGTTGCAGCTGATGTCACTCTTCAGTTATATGCCTGGAACAATTTTAATTCTGCATTTAGTTATGGATTCGCGCTCAGCGTATTAAATACCACATCGGGCGAAGCGAGTTCGATGCTGGGGTTGTACTGGCGTGATTGTCTCATTTTTGTTGCGCTCTCGGCACTGTTTATCTATACCGCTAATACGGGGGCATGGCCTGTTGCTCCACGTTTTCGCCGCTGGCCGGGCATTGTGTTGGGACTGACGGTCTTTGCCTTTTTTGCTCAGGCCTGGCAGCACCAACTCAGAAAGAGCAATGTTGAAAGCCTGACTCAGCGCGTTGTACAGGCGACACCCGTCAGCACGGCAAAAGTGTTTATGCAGGCGGTTGAAGATATTTCAGTCGTCGCCAATATTGGTAACAATATCCCTGATTATAAAATTACGCTGTCGGATACCGGTATCGATAACTATGTGCTGATTATTGGTGAATCGGAACGGACGGCGAACATGGGTATCTATGGTTATCAACGGGATACCACGCCGGAACTGGTGAAGCAGCAATCGCAACTCCTGTTATTCCGCAATGCGGTGACCCCTGCACCTGTCACGATCATGGCAGTGCCCCTGGCAATAACAGCCGATACGGTAAAAGCGAGAGATCCGCGTAAATACGGTGATAATGTCATCAATATCGCCAATAAAGCGGGATACGATACCTCCTGGTTTAGCCGCCAGGGAAAAGGTGGGGCGCATAACAACGTGATTACCGGGATTGCCATGAATGCTCGCCAGCATGAGTGGGTTGACGGTGGCTACGATGAAGATCTCTTGCCATTATTGAATGATGCGTTGAAAAAACCGGGTAAAAAAATCATTGTCCTGCACCTGTATGGTAGCCACGAGCCTGCCTGCCGTCGTTTCCCTGCCAGTGAATCCGTATTAAAAGGTGGCAGTGAAGCTGATGATTGTTATGACAATTCAGTGCGTTATACGGATAAGGTTATGGGCAAAATTTTTGCTGCACTGGACAACTCGCGTTCATCGGTCATGTACTTTTCCGATCATGGTTTAGTGCGTGATCCGCAGCGTTCAGTTGTGTATTCACATGGTGGCGTCAATCCACCGAGAGAAGCGCTGCATATCCCGATGTTTATCTGGTATAGCCATCAGGTTGATTCTAAAAATAAATTTACCGGGGACTACACAACCCCATGGTCTGCTGATGACGTCAATACGCTTGCCGAGTTGTGGCTCGGTATCCATCGACAGGGAGAACCGGTCAATTCCGTACAGTCATGGCTTTCCGGTTACAATAAAAATGTGTCAGTACTGGACACCACGGGTAAATTGTATGACTGGGGCAATATTCGTTAA
- the rfaC gene encoding lipopolysaccharide heptosyltransferase RfaC gives MRVLIVKTSSMGDVLHTLPSLTDAMQAIPGIRFDWVVEEGFAQIPTWHESVDRVIPVAIRRWRKTWFSAPIKAERNTFRAAVQAQHYDAIIDAQGLVKSAALVTRLAHGVKHGMDWQTAREPLASLFYNRRHHIAKQQHAVERTRELFAKSLGYAKPDIQGDYAISQHFLHASQQDAPPYLVFLHATTRDDKHWPETHWRDLIGLLGNAGLRIKLPWGAPHEEARAKRLAEGFDYVDVLPRMKLDGVAQELAGAMAVVSVDTGLSHLTAALDRPNITLYGPTDPGLIGGYGKNQYICRPEHSSQLSDLNAAAVFAQLEPLLAAERAYV, from the coding sequence ATGCGGGTATTGATCGTTAAAACCTCTTCCATGGGCGATGTCCTGCATACGCTACCGTCGCTGACGGACGCCATGCAGGCCATTCCCGGCATTCGTTTTGACTGGGTCGTGGAAGAAGGCTTCGCGCAGATCCCCACCTGGCATGAATCAGTTGACCGCGTGATCCCGGTAGCGATTCGTCGCTGGCGAAAAACCTGGTTCTCAGCCCCTATTAAAGCCGAACGCAACACATTTCGCGCTGCAGTGCAGGCGCAACACTATGATGCAATTATTGACGCACAAGGGCTGGTAAAAAGCGCCGCGCTGGTTACTCGTCTGGCACACGGCGTGAAGCACGGAATGGATTGGCAAACCGCCCGCGAGCCGCTGGCGAGCCTGTTCTACAACCGTCGTCATCATATAGCCAAACAACAGCACGCCGTAGAACGCACCCGTGAGCTGTTTGCCAAAAGCCTGGGCTATGCAAAACCAGACATCCAGGGCGACTACGCCATTTCGCAACATTTCCTCCATGCTTCACAGCAAGATGCCCCGCCTTACTTAGTTTTCCTGCATGCAACCACCCGTGATGACAAGCACTGGCCAGAAACACACTGGCGCGACCTGATTGGTTTGCTTGGCAACGCCGGGCTGCGCATCAAGCTCCCGTGGGGGGCGCCGCATGAAGAGGCGCGTGCTAAACGTCTGGCTGAAGGCTTTGATTACGTGGACGTTCTGCCGCGCATGAAGCTGGATGGCGTGGCACAAGAACTGGCGGGGGCAATGGCAGTGGTTTCTGTCGATACCGGCCTCAGCCACCTGACGGCGGCGCTGGATCGTCCTAATATTACGCTTTACGGCCCAACGGACCCGGGCCTTATCGGCGGCTACGGAAAAAATCAATATATCTGCCGTCCGGAACATTCATCGCAGCTGAGCGACCTCAACGCCGCTGCGGTATTTGCGCAATTAGAGCCTTTGCTGGCAGCAGAGAGAGCCTATGTCTGA
- the tdh gene encoding L-threonine 3-dehydrogenase: protein MKALSKLKAEEGIWMTDVPEPEVGHNDLLIKIRKTAICGTDVHIYNWDQWSQKTIPVPMVVGHEYVGEVVGIGQEVKGFKIGDRVSGEGHITCGHCRNCRGGRTHLCRNTVGVGVNRPGCFAEYLVIPAFNAFKIPDNISDDLASIFDPFGNAVHTALSFDLVGEDVLVSGAGPIGIMAAAVAKHVGARHVVITDVNEYRLSLARKMGVTRAVDVSKESLNDVMAELGMTEGFDVGLEMSGAPPAFRTMLDTMNHGGRIAMLGIPPSDMSIDWNNVIFKGLFIKGIYGREMFETWYKMAALIQSGLDLSPIITHRFSIDEFQQGFDAMRSGQSGKVILSWE from the coding sequence ATGAAAGCGTTATCCAAACTGAAAGCGGAAGAAGGAATTTGGATGACCGACGTGCCGGAGCCGGAAGTCGGTCATAACGATCTGCTGATCAAAATTCGTAAAACCGCCATCTGCGGCACTGACGTCCACATCTACAATTGGGATCAGTGGTCACAGAAGACTATTCCGGTTCCCATGGTTGTCGGTCATGAATATGTCGGCGAAGTGGTGGGTATTGGCCAGGAAGTGAAAGGTTTTAAAATTGGCGATCGCGTCTCCGGCGAAGGCCATATCACCTGTGGTCATTGCCGTAACTGCCGTGGTGGTCGTACTCACCTGTGCCGCAATACCGTCGGCGTAGGCGTAAACCGTCCTGGTTGTTTCGCGGAATATCTCGTGATCCCGGCATTCAACGCCTTTAAAATTCCGGACAACATCTCTGATGATTTAGCCTCTATCTTCGACCCGTTCGGTAACGCCGTGCACACGGCGCTGTCGTTTGATCTGGTGGGTGAAGATGTGCTGGTGTCTGGTGCAGGCCCGATTGGCATTATGGCAGCGGCTGTGGCGAAGCATGTCGGTGCACGTCACGTTGTGATTACCGATGTGAATGAATATCGCCTGTCGCTGGCACGTAAAATGGGTGTCACCCGTGCGGTAGATGTTTCTAAAGAGAGCTTGAACGACGTGATGGCTGAACTGGGCATGACCGAAGGCTTTGACGTGGGCCTGGAGATGTCCGGCGCACCACCGGCGTTTCGTACTATGCTCGACACCATGAACCACGGTGGTCGTATTGCGATGTTGGGTATTCCGCCATCGGATATGTCTATCGACTGGAACAACGTCATCTTTAAAGGCTTGTTCATCAAAGGCATCTATGGCCGTGAGATGTTCGAAACCTGGTACAAGATGGCGGCTCTGATTCAGTCAGGTCTGGATCTGTCACCGATTATTACGCATCGTTTCTCTATTGATGAGTTCCAGCAAGGCTTTGACGCAATGCGTTCTGGCCAGTCAGGAAAAGTGATCCTGAGCTGGGAGTAA
- the rfaF gene encoding ADP-heptose--LPS heptosyltransferase RfaF gives MKILVIGPSWVGDMMMSQSLYRTLKARYPQAVIDVMAPAWCRPLLSRMPEVNDAIPMPLGHGALEIGERRKLGHSLRDKRYDRAYVLPNSFKSALVPFFAGVPHRTGWRGEMRYGLLNDARVLDKEAWPLMVERYVALAYDKGVMRSAKDLPQPLLWPQLQVNDGEKSQTCNTFGISSERPMIGFCPGAEFGPAKRWPHYHYAELAKQLIDEGYQIVLFGSAKDHEAGNEILATLSNEQQAWCRNLAGETQLEQAVILLAACKAVVTNDSGLMHVAAALNRPLVALYGPSSPDFTPPLSNKARVIRLITGYHKVRKGDAAEGYHQSLIDITPQRVLEELNDLLLNDEG, from the coding sequence ATGAAAATTTTGGTGATAGGCCCGTCATGGGTGGGCGACATGATGATGTCGCAAAGTCTCTATCGCACGCTCAAGGCGCGCTATCCCCAGGCAGTAATCGACGTGATGGCTCCGGCATGGTGTCGTCCGTTGTTATCGCGTATGCCGGAAGTCAATGACGCGATCCCGATGCCGCTTGGCCACGGGGCGCTGGAAATTGGCGAACGCCGTAAGCTCGGTCATAGTCTGCGAGACAAGCGCTATGACCGCGCCTACGTCCTGCCAAACTCGTTCAAATCGGCCTTAGTGCCTTTCTTTGCAGGTGTACCTCATCGCACCGGCTGGCGCGGTGAAATGCGCTATGGCCTGCTGAATGACGCGCGAGTCCTGGATAAAGAAGCCTGGCCGTTGATGGTAGAACGCTATGTCGCTCTGGCCTACGACAAAGGGGTAATGCGCAGCGCCAAAGATCTGCCACAGCCGCTGTTGTGGCCACAGTTGCAGGTTAACGATGGTGAGAAATCTCAGACCTGTAACACCTTTGGTATCTCGTCCGAACGCCCGATGATCGGCTTTTGCCCAGGCGCTGAATTCGGCCCGGCAAAACGCTGGCCGCACTATCACTACGCCGAGCTGGCGAAGCAGTTGATTGACGAAGGCTATCAGATTGTCCTGTTTGGCTCGGCGAAAGACCACGAAGCAGGCAACGAAATCCTGGCCACACTCAGTAACGAGCAGCAGGCCTGGTGTCGCAATCTGGCCGGTGAAACTCAACTGGAACAAGCGGTGATTTTACTTGCGGCCTGTAAAGCCGTCGTCACTAACGACTCAGGCCTGATGCACGTTGCCGCTGCACTGAATCGTCCGCTGGTCGCCCTTTATGGTCCGAGTAGCCCGGACTTTACGCCGCCGTTGTCGAATAAAGCGCGGGTGATCCGCCTGATTACCGGCTACCACAAAGTCCGTAAAGGCGATGCGGCGGAAGGTTATCATCAGAGCCTGATCGACATTACGCCGCAGCGCGTTCTTGAAGAGCTCAACGATTTGCTGTTGAACGATGAAGGATAA
- a CDS encoding glycosyltransferase family 4 protein — protein sequence MKLAIVRQTYNPNGGAERFVSRALNVLAQDTSLDVTLIARQWEDAAGWNTLTVNPPFRNRIARESGFAAEAASHFAQFDIVQSHERIPGATIFRAGDGVHATWLEQYGRILSPLARWAQSLSRYHRYILHAETQMFTHPQLRKVICNSKMVRDDIAHRFALPDDKLTVIYNGVDTAYFSPDVRAHSQRAALGIPQTAPVLAYVGSGFSRKGVATALRAIVPHQDVWLLIAGRDKHARKFEKLARTLGVASRVHFLGPVADVREVYGTADALILPTLYDPFPNVCVEALACGLPLFTSHGCGAAEWVEEGQNGWVRDALDSAGYQQAITHWLQGLEQGVNYSAAARATAEPYTLDRMAKELQALYRDLLR from the coding sequence ATGAAGCTGGCTATCGTCCGACAAACCTACAACCCGAACGGTGGCGCAGAACGCTTTGTTTCCCGTGCGCTAAACGTCCTGGCGCAGGATACCTCGCTGGATGTGACGCTGATTGCCCGCCAGTGGGAAGATGCTGCGGGCTGGAACACACTCACCGTTAACCCGCCGTTCCGTAATCGCATTGCCCGTGAATCCGGATTTGCAGCGGAAGCCGCCTCGCATTTCGCGCAATTCGATATCGTGCAGAGTCATGAACGTATCCCTGGCGCCACAATTTTTCGCGCAGGTGATGGTGTTCATGCCACCTGGCTTGAACAGTATGGCCGTATTTTGTCGCCGCTGGCACGCTGGGCGCAGTCGCTGAGCCGCTATCATCGTTATATTTTGCATGCCGAGACGCAGATGTTTACCCACCCACAGCTGCGTAAGGTTATCTGTAACTCGAAGATGGTGCGTGATGACATCGCCCACCGCTTCGCGCTGCCGGATGACAAGCTAACAGTGATCTACAACGGTGTGGATACCGCGTATTTCAGCCCGGACGTGCGCGCACATTCGCAACGTGCGGCGCTGGGCATCCCGCAAACCGCGCCAGTACTGGCATATGTGGGTTCCGGCTTTAGCCGTAAAGGTGTTGCGACCGCATTACGCGCCATTGTGCCGCACCAGGATGTCTGGCTACTGATTGCCGGGCGCGATAAGCATGCCCGTAAATTTGAAAAGCTGGCACGAACGCTGGGTGTTGCATCTCGCGTGCACTTCCTGGGGCCTGTTGCTGATGTGCGTGAAGTTTACGGTACGGCTGATGCGCTGATTCTGCCAACGCTCTACGATCCGTTCCCGAATGTCTGCGTGGAAGCGCTGGCCTGTGGCTTACCGCTTTTCACCAGCCACGGCTGCGGCGCAGCGGAGTGGGTAGAAGAAGGCCAAAACGGCTGGGTGCGTGATGCACTGGACAGTGCAGGCTATCAGCAGGCGATCACTCACTGGCTGCAAGGCCTTGAGCAGGGCGTTAACTATTCAGCCGCCGCGCGCGCAACGGCTGAACCCTATACTCTGGACAGAATGGCCAAAGAGTTACAGGCGCTTTACCGCGACCTGCTGCGCTGA